A region of Apus apus isolate bApuApu2 chromosome 14, bApuApu2.pri.cur, whole genome shotgun sequence DNA encodes the following proteins:
- the DNAJA3 gene encoding dnaJ homolog subfamily A member 3, mitochondrial isoform X1 — protein sequence MAGGGWSRWLGAAAAAGSRGPGERRLPLLWLLRGLSLPPPRPAASAARRLLPLCAGLCVVGTKRVAAASFHSSSAARAKEDYYQVLGVPRTASQKEIKKAYYQLAKKYHPDTNKDDPKAKEKFSQLAEAYEVLSDEVKRKQYDAYGTASFEAGAGGAGAGRQYWSTGPSIDPEELFRKIFGEFSGSPFGDFQNVFDQPQEYIMELTFTQAAKGVNKEIVVNISDSCERCHGKGHEPGTKAQRCHYCNGTGMETINTGPFVMRSTCRRCGGRGSIITTPCVLCRGTGQTKQKKTVMVPVPAGVEDGQTVRMPVGKKEIFITFRVQKSSVFRRNGADIHSDLLISIAQAVLGGTARCQGLYETINITIPPGIQPDQKIRMSGKGIPKVNSYGYGDHYIHIKIKVPQRLTDRQRALMMSYAEDEADVDGTVNGVTSTASGGRAKARPDAGDRPEAEENKEGFLSKLKKMFSS from the exons ATGGCGGGCGGGGGCTGGTCGCGCTGGCTCGGGGCTGCGGCCGCCGCCGGGAGCCGCGGGCCCGGGGAGCGGCGGCTGCcgctgctctggctgctgcgGGGGCTCAGCCTCCCGCCGCCTCGgcccgccgcctccgccgcccgccgcctccTGCCGCTGTGCGCCGGGCTCTGCGTCGTGG GGACGAAGCGCGTTGCCGCCGCCTCCTTCCACAGCAGCTCCGCGGCCCGCGCCAAGGAGGATTATTACCAGGTGCTGGGGGTGCCCCGCACCGCCAGCCAGAAGGAGATCAAGAAGGCCTATTACCAG CTGGCAAAGAAGTACCACCCTGACACAAATAAGGATGACCCTAAAGCTAAGGAGAAGTTCTCTCAGCTGGCAGAAGCCTATGAG GTGCTCAGTGACGAGGTGAAGCGCAAGCAGTACGACGCCTACGGCACCGCCAGCTTCGAGGCGGGCGCGGGCGgcgcgggcgcggggcggcagTACTGGAGCACTGGCCCTTCCATTGATCCCGAGGAGCTGTTCCGGAAAATCTTCGGGGAATTTTCGGGATCCCCTTTCGGTGACTTTCAGAACGTCTTTGACCAGCCCCAGGAG TACATCATGGAGCTGACCTTCACCCAGGCTGCCAAAGGTGTCAACAAGGAGATTGTGGTGAACATCAGTGACTCCTGTGAGCGATGCCACGGCAAGGGACACGAGCCTGGGACCAAAGCGCAGCGCTGCCACTACTGCAACGGCACCGGCATG GAGACGATAAACACGGGCCCGTTCGTCATGCGCTCCACGTGCCGGCGCTGCGGCGGGCGCGGCTCCATCATCACCACTCCCTGCGTCCTGTGCCGAGGAACGGGGCAGACCAAGCAGAAGAAGACAGTGATGGTTCCCGTGCCAGCTG GTGTTGAGGACGGGCAGACAGTTCGGATGCCTGTGGGGAAGAAAGAGATTTTCATTACATTCAGG GTTCAGAAGAGTTCTGTGTTCAGAAGAAATGGAGCAGATATCCACTCAGACCTCCTCATTTCCATAGCACAGGCTGTTCTGGGAGGCACAGCCAGATGTCAAGGCTTGTATGAGACAATCAACATCACG ATACCTCCTGGTATTCAGCCAGACCAGAAGATCCGAATGAGTGGGAAAGGCATTCCCAAAGTTAACAGCTATGGCTATGGAGACCACTACATTCACATAAAGATCAAAGTTCCTCA GAGGCTGACGGATCGCCAGAGAGCCCTGATGATGAGCTACGCCGAGGACGAGGCCGACGTGGACGGGACGGTGAACGGGGTCACAAGCACAGCATCAG GTGGCAGGGCCAAGGCTAGGCCTGACGCAGGGGATAGGCCTGAGGCTGAGGAGAACAAGGAGGGATTCCTTTCCAAACTTAAGAAAATGTTTAGCTCCTGA
- the DNAJA3 gene encoding dnaJ homolog subfamily A member 3, mitochondrial isoform X2 encodes MAGGGWSRWLGAAAAAGSRGPGERRLPLLWLLRGLSLPPPRPAASAARRLLPLCAGLCVVGTKRVAAASFHSSSAARAKEDYYQVLGVPRTASQKEIKKAYYQLAKKYHPDTNKDDPKAKEKFSQLAEAYEVLSDEVKRKQYDAYGTASFEAGAGGAGAGRQYWSTGPSIDPEELFRKIFGEFSGSPFGDFQNVFDQPQEYIMELTFTQAAKGVNKEIVVNISDSCERCHGKGHEPGTKAQRCHYCNGTGMETINTGPFVMRSTCRRCGGRGSIITTPCVLCRGTGQTKQKKTVMVPVPAGVEDGQTVRMPVGKKEIFITFRVQKSSVFRRNGADIHSDLLISIAQAVLGGTARCQGLYETINITIPPGIQPDQKIRMSGKGIPKVNSYGYGDHYIHIKIKVPQRLTDRQRALMMSYAEDEADVDGTVNGVTSTASGKRSTGS; translated from the exons ATGGCGGGCGGGGGCTGGTCGCGCTGGCTCGGGGCTGCGGCCGCCGCCGGGAGCCGCGGGCCCGGGGAGCGGCGGCTGCcgctgctctggctgctgcgGGGGCTCAGCCTCCCGCCGCCTCGgcccgccgcctccgccgcccgccgcctccTGCCGCTGTGCGCCGGGCTCTGCGTCGTGG GGACGAAGCGCGTTGCCGCCGCCTCCTTCCACAGCAGCTCCGCGGCCCGCGCCAAGGAGGATTATTACCAGGTGCTGGGGGTGCCCCGCACCGCCAGCCAGAAGGAGATCAAGAAGGCCTATTACCAG CTGGCAAAGAAGTACCACCCTGACACAAATAAGGATGACCCTAAAGCTAAGGAGAAGTTCTCTCAGCTGGCAGAAGCCTATGAG GTGCTCAGTGACGAGGTGAAGCGCAAGCAGTACGACGCCTACGGCACCGCCAGCTTCGAGGCGGGCGCGGGCGgcgcgggcgcggggcggcagTACTGGAGCACTGGCCCTTCCATTGATCCCGAGGAGCTGTTCCGGAAAATCTTCGGGGAATTTTCGGGATCCCCTTTCGGTGACTTTCAGAACGTCTTTGACCAGCCCCAGGAG TACATCATGGAGCTGACCTTCACCCAGGCTGCCAAAGGTGTCAACAAGGAGATTGTGGTGAACATCAGTGACTCCTGTGAGCGATGCCACGGCAAGGGACACGAGCCTGGGACCAAAGCGCAGCGCTGCCACTACTGCAACGGCACCGGCATG GAGACGATAAACACGGGCCCGTTCGTCATGCGCTCCACGTGCCGGCGCTGCGGCGGGCGCGGCTCCATCATCACCACTCCCTGCGTCCTGTGCCGAGGAACGGGGCAGACCAAGCAGAAGAAGACAGTGATGGTTCCCGTGCCAGCTG GTGTTGAGGACGGGCAGACAGTTCGGATGCCTGTGGGGAAGAAAGAGATTTTCATTACATTCAGG GTTCAGAAGAGTTCTGTGTTCAGAAGAAATGGAGCAGATATCCACTCAGACCTCCTCATTTCCATAGCACAGGCTGTTCTGGGAGGCACAGCCAGATGTCAAGGCTTGTATGAGACAATCAACATCACG ATACCTCCTGGTATTCAGCCAGACCAGAAGATCCGAATGAGTGGGAAAGGCATTCCCAAAGTTAACAGCTATGGCTATGGAGACCACTACATTCACATAAAGATCAAAGTTCCTCA GAGGCTGACGGATCGCCAGAGAGCCCTGATGATGAGCTACGCCGAGGACGAGGCCGACGTGGACGGGACGGTGAACGGGGTCACAAGCACAGCATCAG GGAAGCGTTCGACTGGAAGCTAA
- the NMRAL1 gene encoding nmrA-like family domain-containing protein 1, whose product MAGKKLIVVFGATGAQGGSVARALLEDGTFEVRAVTRSPTKKEAEELKQRGAEVVKADQDDEPSLELALAGAYGAFVVTNFWEHGSKEKEITQGRRVADLAKRLGLRHVVYSGLENVKQLTGGRLEVLHFDGKGEVEEYFQKVGVPVTSVRLPFYFENFLSIFKPQKVPRGDAYVLELPIGDTPMDGMAVEDMGPVVLSLLKSPGEYMGRVVGLSAGGLSEAGYAAVLSQQTGKTVVASKLSPEEYEARGSPGAREMAAMFRFYALRPDRSLDLTMKLNPKARTFPQWVADNKAAF is encoded by the exons GGGCCCAGGGGGGCTCCGTGGCCCGGGCTCTGCTAGAAGATGGGACCTTCGAGGTCCGCGCGGTGACGCGGAGCCCCACgaagaaggaggctgaggagctgaaGCAGAGGGGAGCTGAGGTCGTGAAGGCAGATCAGGACGATGAGCCATCCCTGGAGCTGGCCCTAGCAGGTGCTTATGGAGCCTTTGTGGTGACCAACTTCTGGGAGCACGGcagcaaggagaaggaaatCACACAG GGAAGGCGGGTTGCGGACCTGGCGAAGCGCCTGGGCCTGCGCCACGTTGTGTACAGCGGCCTGGAGAACGTGAAGCAGCTGACGGGGGGCAGGCTGGAGGTGCTGCACTTCGATGGCAAAGGGGAGGTGGAGGAGTACTTCCAGAAAGTTGGTGTGCCCGTCACCAGCGTCCGACTGCCGTTCTACTTCGAGAACTTCCTCTCCATCTTCAAGCCGCAGAAGGTCCCGCGGGGAGATGCTTATGTCCTGG AACTGCCCATCGGGGACACCCCCATGGATGGGATGGCAGTGGAGGACATGGGACCTGTTGTGCTTTCCCTGCTGAAGTCCCCAGGGGAGTACATGGGGCGGGTGGTGGGGCTCAGCGCCGGCGGGCTCAGCGAGGCAGGATACGCCGCCGTCCTCTCCCAGCAGACGGGCAAGACTGTGGTAGCCAGCAAG CTCTCACCAGAGGAGTATGAGGCCCGTGGCTCCCCAGGGGCCAGGGAGATGGCTGCCATGTTCCGCTTCTACGCCCTGCGGCCCGACCGCAGCCTGGACCTGACCATGAAGCTCAACCCCAAGGCCCGCACCTTCCCTCAGTGGGTGGCAGACAACAAAGCTGCCTTCTGA